In Listeria cossartiae subsp. cossartiae, the DNA window AATGATTCCAACGTGGATCAACGCTTTCCTAGTACCAAGCATCGCCTATTTTGTGATGTCGATGAACTTAGTAAGCATTCCCTCGCAATCATTCTTGCTATGGTACATGCCTTACCCAGTGACATCCTACTTAGCAACACAAGACTTCCGCGCTATCATTGCTTGTTTAGCGATTATCGTCATCACATGGCTCGTATACCTGCCATTCTTCAAAGCATACGATAACTCCCTACTCAAACAAGAAAAACTAGATGCAGTGGAAGCAGATAAAGAAATGGTAACCAATTGATTGGAGGAACTAACATGTCAGAGCAAGACTATGTTGAAGAAACAGATAGTTTAAATGAACTATCGATGAATATTTTAATCCATGCAGGAAACGCTAGAAATGATTTAGTAAAAGGACTGAATCATTTAGAGGAACTAGAATTTAATGAGGCCGAGGAATCCATTGCCGCTGCGAAAAAAGAAATTGTTATTGCGCATAGTCTACAAACAGATACGTTACAACTAGAAGCAA includes these proteins:
- a CDS encoding PTS lactose/cellobiose transporter subunit IIA, which gives rise to MSEQDYVEETDSLNELSMNILIHAGNARNDLVKGLNHLEELEFNEAEESIAAAKKEIVIAHSLQTDTLQLEATGNQIRYSTLFCHAQDTLMTAKSEILIGEHMLRLFKKMTELTKK